The segment CGCTCGCGGCGAAGTACTCGACTCGCAGGCCGACGCCGGCCTCGACCGCGTCGTCGAAGGCCAGCTGCGCTGGGACGACATGCTCGCGCACCCGCTGACCGTCCACGACGACGTCGAGACGCGCGGCATCGTCCGCTACTACGACAACAACAACTTCTACCGAGAGCCAGTCGTCGAGAGCGAGCTCTCGTTCTCCGGCGACGTCGCCGCCGAACTCGACGCGCTCTCTGCACTGACGGAGCAGTCGGTTCAAGCGGTCCTCCCCGGCCCGTACTCGCTCGCCGACCTCGCGACCGACGAGCACTACGGCGACGACGCCGAGTTCCTCGCCGCAATCGCCGAGTTCCTCGCCGGCGAAGCCGACGCCTTCCCCGACGTGGAGACGCTGTACCTCCTCGAGCCGTCGCTCGTCGAGAACGCCCCCGGCGACGACGTCGCCGGCGACGTCCCGGAGGCGCTCACGACGGTCGCCGACGCCGTCGACGCCGACGTCGTCGTCCAGCCGTACTGGGGCGCACTCGACGAGAAGACCCACGCGCACGTCCTCGACGCGGACGTGGACGCGATCGGGTACGACTTCGTCTCGAATCACGAGGACAACCTCTACAACATCAACGAGTACGGCACCACCGACGACGTCTCGCTCGGGCTCGTCGACGGCCAGAACACGCTCGTCGAGGACCCCGACACCGTCCGCGAGCGCGTGGACTGGGTGCACGAGCAGGCCGTCAGCGCCGACTTCGACACGACGTACGTGACGACGAACACCGAACTGTTCTACCTGCCGTACCCGAAGTACGAGGCGAAGCTCGACGTGCTCGGTGACGCCGTCGCGCTCTCGGAGGTGGAAGCATGAGCGAACCGACTGCCGACGTCGGCAAGGACCAGTTCCGG is part of the Halorubellus sp. JP-L1 genome and harbors:
- a CDS encoding 5-methyltetrahydropteroyltriglutamate--homocysteine methyltransferase: MTELVATTPGLFPLPDWAKSDLSDLKGHQKEDLVDGSEPDAVQDAYATARGEVLDSQADAGLDRVVEGQLRWDDMLAHPLTVHDDVETRGIVRYYDNNNFYREPVVESELSFSGDVAAELDALSALTEQSVQAVLPGPYSLADLATDEHYGDDAEFLAAIAEFLAGEADAFPDVETLYLLEPSLVENAPGDDVAGDVPEALTTVADAVDADVVVQPYWGALDEKTHAHVLDADVDAIGYDFVSNHEDNLYNINEYGTTDDVSLGLVDGQNTLVEDPDTVRERVDWVHEQAVSADFDTTYVTTNTELFYLPYPKYEAKLDVLGDAVALSEVEA